From one Lycium ferocissimum isolate CSIRO_LF1 chromosome 7, AGI_CSIRO_Lferr_CH_V1, whole genome shotgun sequence genomic stretch:
- the LOC132063099 gene encoding uncharacterized protein LOC132063099 isoform X3, translating into MQVLFQGRGKGFDVENALLATSVRDFEKAISMVSCGFNSIEDFYAKSSTRDVVGKVKIPLLFIQSDEGSVPLFSVPRSSIAENPYTSLLLCSYSPHNETTNSRSTLSWCQHLTIEWLTAVELGLLKGRHPLLEDVDVTINPSKGLPLVGGPSDRSLRSNKLLNYPTSGALYGRSQDPSLEIFEGGDSAATIHSRFERDPGKDLRSTGQLQETYSTLQNGSADDAESGEEQTGSPVDGERGQMLQTAELVMNMLDVTMPDTLTEEQKKKVLTAVGQGETIMKALQDAVPDDVRGKLTTAVSGILHNQGSNLKIDGLLSLGRIPNVTSSLMPKMEKDGGVSSAEGGSETSQLSDAKRRTNDISDELNTNGSSTDKHSQDLVSEPKAVENVQKSVDTGQSQAMSSHDIEVPALDKKETNDVENNNQSADLALEKTALTSDYRENESKVGDKLESSSPPEADGGTDKVIAEQSKEQHDGGTDRVIAEQSKEQHDGGSDRVIAEQSKEQHDGGTDRVIAEQSKEQRDGGKYQTDLKEEISTQQKEEKTPDISSDQNKSTSSPPTEDKTSLVTSPSETNVIKNEGSDNVKREERSKQTSSNQIIPNAPSFDVSQAFDALTGIDDTTQVAVNSVFHVLEDMINQLDGVKDTESEIKNGDDKDGLKKSGIKNGDNEDGLKDKDKVLDQNTSSVSNNHRTVDNHDLDDVEKSESKVCSHSQEKSETDATSLGEVEIDTVNFQESDGESHAESDQKRQNIVNGEPSAGDSLKSLNYIQKAGPVYMNTNFSGDPLYKEYVRSYLSSKAVITKPLDLDTTTALFLDYFPEEGQWKLLEQTGNNSDISDDVAADGKVHVEMQHNSPLKTDNMDNVIEPSYVIFDHENQNPDEGMTSYNSNENDEVDNETAHGSALFLREIIVDALKVEVGRKVSTEDLEEMQSKLSNELEHVANAISQAVGHEEELGSFIKSKDRTSEKVGTLHAEHVVHAISSAVQGTNYLRRVLPVGVIVGCSLAALRNFFDVYAIEGNGQSKELILDEISDLEKINSIPTANKKIDEMHPNGKVYGLKSSVRQVEGAADSENAGRKSIMVGAVTAALGASALLVHQQDAQNFETSSKPFQDEKNQSKEDSNLDEETVDKTHNNIVTSLAEKAMSVAGPVVPMKEDGGVDHERLVSMLADLGQKGGILKLVAKVALLWGGIRGAISLTDKLISFLRIAERPLFQRILAFVGMVLVLWSPVIIPLLPTLVQSWTTQKPSTTAELICIIGLYVSIFLLVTLWGKRIRGYENPLDQYGLDITSMLKVRSFLKGLFGGTILVLLLHSVNSLIGCVDFCLPMAPPTSSAALTWLKVYGRMFFLIVRGLATATGIATVEEFLFRSWLPDEIAADLGYYRGIIISGLAFALFQRSPWAVPSLWLLSLALAGVRQRTQSLYLPIGLRSGILATSYILHTGGFLTYRQKFPPWFAGSNSAQPFSGVVGLVFALSLAVLLYPGEPRHRKKIVRKIKE; encoded by the exons ATGCAGGTACTATTTCAAGGTCGTGGAAAAGGCTTTGATGTTGAAAATGCTCTTTTGGCGACATCTGTTAGGGACTTTGAGAAAGCAATATCAATGGTGTCTTGTGGATTTAATTCTATTGAAGATTTCTATGCAAAATCCAGCACAAGGGATGTAGTTGGCAAAGTAAAGATTCCTCTTCTTTTTATACAG AGCGATGAAGGGTCAGTCCCCTTGTTCTCTGTTCCGCGCAGTTCAATAGCAGAAAACCCGTACACAAGCCTACTCTTGTGCTCTTATTCTCCACATAATGAAACGACAAATAGCAGATCAACTCTATCTTGGTGCCAGCATCTTACAATTGAG TGGCTCACAGCTGTGGAGCTTGGACTTTTGAAAGGTCGTCATCCTCTTCTGGAAGATGTTGATGTTACCATCAATCCGTCCAAGGGTCTTCCTCTAGTGGGTGGACCATCTGATAGAAGTCTTAGATCAAACAAGCTCTTGAATTATCCTACCTCAGGTGCTTTATATGGTCGCTCCCAAGATCCTTCACTGGAAATATTTGAAGGAGGAGATAGTGCAGCAACAATTCATTCAAGATTTGAAAGAGATCCAGGAAAAGATCTTCGAAGCACTGGACAGCTACAAGAAACCTATAGCACCTTACAAAATGGTAGCGCTGATGATGCAGAATCAGGAGAAGAGCAGACTGGAAGTCCTGTTGATGGTGAAAGAGGCCAAATGCTACAAACTGCAGAATTAGTTATGAATATGCTTGATGTGACAATGCCTGACACACTAACAGAAGAACAGAAGAAGAAG GTCCTGACGGCTGTCGGCCAAGGAGAGACAATAATGAAAGCTTTGCAAGATGCTGTTCCTGATGATGTTCGCGGAAAGCTTACAACTGCTGTATCTGGAATTTTGCACAATCAGGGTTCAAATCTCAAAATTGATGGACTATTAAGTCTTGGACGTATTCCAAACGTGACGTCTAGCCTTATGCCAAAGATGGAAAAGGATGGAGGAGTTTCAAGTGCAGAAGGTGGAAGTGAAACTTCTCAGTTATCAGATGCGAAGAGGAGGACTAATGATATTTCAGATGAACTTAATACTAATGGCTCAAGCACAGACAAGCATTCTCAAGACCTTGTTTCAGAACCTAAGGCGGTGGAGAACGTGCAAAAATCTGTAGATACAGGTCAGTCTCAGGCAATGAGTAGCCATGATATTGAAGTTCCTGCTTTAGACAAGAAGGAGACAAATGATGTGGAGAATAATAATCAAAGTGCAGATCTTGCTCTAGAAAAAACTGCCCTAACTTCTGATTACAGGGAAAACGAGTCAAAAGTTGGAGATAAACTTGAGAGTTCAAGTCCACCTGAAGCGGATGGTGGCACTGACAAAGTGATTGCTGAGCAATCCAAAGAACAGCATGATGGTGGCACTGACAGAGTGATTGCTGAGCAATCCAAAGAACAGCATGATGGTGGCAGTGACAGAGTGATTGCTGAGCAATCCAAAGAACAGCATGATGGTGGCACTGACAGAGTGATTGCTGAGCAATCCAAAGAACAGCGTGATGGTGGGAAATATCAGACGGACTTGAAAGAAGAGATCTCTACCcaacaaaaggaagaaaaaactCCTGATATTAGTAGTGATCAGAACAAGTCAACATCTTCGCCCCCAACAGAGGATAAAACATCACTTGTGACATCCCCTTCTGAGACCAACgtaataaaaaatgaaggttCTGATAAtgtcaaaagagaagaaagaagtaAGCAGACCAGTTCAAATCAAATTATTCCTAATGCACCAAGCTTTGATGTTTCTCAAGCATTTGATGCCCTGACTGGAATTGATGATACAACTCAGGTAGCAGTTAATAGTGTATTTCATGTACTTGAAGATATGATTAATCAGTTGGATGGGGTAAAAGACACAGAAAGTGAAATCAAGAATGGAGACGATAAAGATGGACTTAAGAAAAGTGGAATCAAGAATGGGGACAATGAAGATGGACTTAAGGACAAAGACAAGGTTCTTGATCAAAATACTAGCTCCGTCTCAAACAATCACCGTACGGTTGATAACCACGATTTAGATGATGTTGAGAAGAGCGAGAGCAAAGTTTGCTCACATTCCCAAGAAAAATCCGAAACAGATGCCACTTCACTTGGTGAAGTTGAAATTGATACCGTCAATTTTCAGGAAAGTGATGGAGAAAGCCACGCAGAAAGTGATCAGAAGAGACAAAACATTGTCAATGGAGAGCCTTCTGCAGGGGATTCACTTAAGTCTTTGAATTACATTCAAAAAGCTGGTCCTGTCTACATGAATACCAATTTCTCTGGAGACCCACTTTACAAAGAATACGTTAGAAGCTATTTAAGTTCAAAGGCTGTCATAACGAAACCGCTAGATTTAGATACCACAACAGCTTTGTTTCTCGACTACTTCCCAGAAGAAGGACAATGGAAACTTTTGGAGCAGACTGGAAATAACAGTGATATATCTGATGATGTTGCAGCAGATGGAAAGGTTCATGTGGAGATGCAGCATAATTCTCCTCTGAAAACAGATAATATGGATAATGTTATTGAACCATCTTATGTAATATTTGACCATGAAAACCAGAATCCTGATGAAGGTATGACTTCATATAACTCTAATGAGAATGATGAAGTTGATAATGAAACCGCACATGGGTCTGCTTTATTTTTAAGAGAGATTATAGTTGACGCTTTAAAGGTCGAAGTTGGCAGAAAAGTAAGTACTGAAGACTTGGAGGAAATGCAGTCCAAACTCTCCAATGAACTGGAACATGTTGCAAATGCTATCTCTCAGGCTGTTGGGCATGAAGAGGAGCTTGGTTCATTTATCAAGAGTAAGGACCGTACTTCAGAGAAAGTGGGTACACTTCATGCAGAACATGTTGTGCATGCTATTTCATCAGCAGTTCAGGGAACTAATTATTTGAGAAGGGTATTGCCTGTTGGAGTTATTGTAGGATGCAGCTTGGCTGCTTTGAgaaatttttttgatgtatatgCAATAGAAGGTAATGGCCAAAGCAAAGAGTTGATCCTTGATGAAATAAGTGACCTAGAGAAAATAAATTCTATCCCGACAGCTAATAAGAAGATTGATGAAATGCATCCTAATGGAAAAGTGTATGGACTGAAGAGTTCAGTTCGCCAAGTTGAGGGAGCAGCTGATTCAGAAAATGCAGGCAGAAAATCTATTATGGTTGGAGCTGTTACGGCAGCCCTCGGAGCATCAGCACTCCTTGTCCATCAACAG GATGCTCAAAATTTTGAGACTTCGTCCAAGCCCTTTCAAGATGAGAAAAATCAAAGCAAAGAAGATAGCAACCTTGATGAGGAAACAGTTGATAAAACTCACAATAACATAGTCACAAGCCTTGCTGAGAAAGCCATGTCTGTAGCTGGTCCTGTGGTGCCTATGAAAGAAGATGGTGGAGTGGATCACGAAAG GCTGGTGTCAATGTTGGCGGACTTGGGACAGAAGGGTGGCATTCTGAAATTGGTTGCAAAAGTTGCGTTGCTTTGGGGTGGTATACGAGGTGCTATTAGTCTAACTGACAAACTCATCTCATTTCTTCGCATTGCTGAACGTCCTTTGTTCCAGAG GATTCTTGCATTTGTTGGTATGGTGCTTGTTTTATGGTCACCCGTGATCATTCCGCTGCTGCCCACACTTGTGCAAAGTTGGACAACACAGAAGCCATCCACGACTGCTGAGCTCATTTGCATTATTGGCCTCTACGTGTCTATTTTCTTACTAGTTACTCTATGGGGCAAAAGGATACGTGGCTATGAGAACCCGCTTGACCAGTATGGGCTAGATATAACTTCAATGCTGAAG GTCCGGAGTTTTCTGAAAGGTTTATTTGGGGGAACCATCCTTGTTTTGCTATTACATTCAGTGAACTCCTTAATTGGCTGTGTCGATTTCTGTTTGCCCATGGCTCCTCCAACCTCATCAGCAGCTTTAACCTGGCTAAAGGTGTATGGTCGGAtgttttttctaattgttcGAGGACTTGCAACTGCAACAGGCATTGCCACTGTGGAGGAGTTTCTTTTCAGGTCATGGTTGCCTGATGAAATTGCTGCTGACCTGGGATATTATCGTGGAATCATAATTTCTGGACTTGCGTTTGCTTTGTTTCAAAG GTCACCTTGGGCAGTGCCCAGTTTGTGGCTATTGTCACTGGCTCTCGCGGGTGTTCGACAAAGAACCCAAAGTCTCTACCTTCCAATTGGCCTGCGTTCAGGGATACTGGCTACTAGCTACATCTTACACACTGGGGGTTTTTTGACTTATCGACAAAAATTCCCTCCATGGTTCGCGGGGTCTAATTCAGCTCAACCATTTAGTGGAGTAGTTGGCCTTGTCTTCGCTTTGTCATTGGCAGTACTTCTGTACCCCGGGGAGCCTCGTCATAGGAAGAAAATAGTGAGGAAAATCAAGGAATAA